TTCTATCAAATACGAGTCCAATAATATAAATTTTATAGCATGTTGTAACTTATATTTTGCTAGCTAATTTTATGGTCAAAGTTTGGTCCAAAATACGAGGTGGACTTATAACCTGAATAGTGGAAGTACATCCTTTTTAATAAGGTAACCTGAAAAGGTGCATATGCATGGTGACCGAGCTCCACGGAGTTGGTATTTTTTCCAAGGAATGTACATTTTCTACATCTGGAAAAAAGTATGCACATAATTACATGTGTGTAGTATAAAAATATTAAATTTCATGAACATATATGTTCATATGTCAtgtacacaaaaaagacaaaaacATAGATTAAATGAGTCTTTTCTTTGTTCTATTTTTGGGCCAGATTGTCATCCTTTTTTGTGTAGCCTACAGATAATCACATTATTTAATGAAACATAGTGCATACTTAAAAAACATGTATACATATTTGTAGATTTTCTTTAAAATTTAAATATATTTTGATTTTTAAAACGGGCCCCCTAAAGCCCGTCCTACAAAATGCCGCTCTCGAGGGTAACACCTCTTTTTGGATACTTATTGTGCCAACAGTAACGGACAAAGCACGAACCATTCGGTCGAGGATTGCTGCATGATATCTGGTACTAAATGTATTTTTCTCCAGCAAAATGCATTTTCTACATCTTAAACAAATCTGAAAAAAGTATGCACATAAGTATATATGTGTAGTATATACATACGAAATTTCATGAACATATATGTTCATATGTTTTTTTAGGCAATATATGTTTATATGTGAtgtacacaaaaaagacaaaatacATAGAATAAAATGGGCTTTTTTCTTGGTTCTATTTTGGGCCAGATTGTTGTCTCTTTTGTGTAGCCTGCAAATAATCATATTATTTCAGGAAACTATAAACTTAATTGAAGAACTACCCTAAAAAACTTACTTAAAGAACTTTTGCCACAAAAATATTACTTAAAGAACATGTATATGTATTTGtagaaaaaatatatatattaaaactttttaatgtattttgatttatttatttatttattaaaaaaGGGGCACGCTGAACCCTTCCTACAAAGCGTCGATCTCGAGGGTAACCACTCTTTTTGGATACTTATACTTATTGTGCCGACAATAACAGAACAAACAATGAACCATTCGGGCTGTGATTGCTGCACGATCTCTGGTACAGAATGTTACCATCCCCTAACAAGGAGGGGTTGAGATCCTCTGCAGTATTGTACACTGCTGTAGTGTGGATGACACATGGGACCGGGTCCACACGATATTGACCGTACTGCACGGTCTGCTACAGCAGATATTCCAAGCGTCGAAGAGACAAGGTAACCGAAACAAGATGGCATGATCACAGCAGTTAATTATTTCTCCGTGCATGTACCCGATCGATGAGATATTTTGCGTCAGCAATCTCACGTCAAGCTTGAGGTCGACCGGTCGATGGTTAGTTCGTTGGTTCACGCGCAACCTTGACGCCGAAGGCAAGGCAGCCATTACGGTACGTGCGTAGGAGTGTACGTGGTGAGACTGATGTCCCGCGGGTAGATTGATTAGCCGCCGAAAGTCGCGAAACAGTAGTACTGAACCCTCATATCGCGATGGGATCCTTGCTGGGTGACAAGCTGCAAGCGTCCAACGTTTCAGAGTAACATCGTCCTGTGTCCTGCAGGCTCGTCGATGCggacgccggcgccggcgaggaagCTTCGTCCGATGGAGCGTCTGAAAGTTCTTCACGCGCGCGCGGTCTGCCTCCCGTCCTTTTCGGATCAGGTTCTTGATGTAGAGTATCGTATGATCGTGTGTGAGTTGACGGTTGAGCAGGCCACAAGACATGGATGTCCTGTCCTCGGCCGGGAGAGAAACAGACCTAGACTAAACAGCGGAGAAGAAACAAAGTCGTACAGGACGCCGCAGCAGACGAAGGAACcaaggaatttttggcgttgggaaGCGAGGGGCCTCGGATCTTCAAAAAATTTAGAGTAGTCTTCGTCAGCATCTTGCAGTCATCATTGCCTTCTGCGAATAAATTACTCCGATTCTTTGTGGTGGTCTGATGAAGATGAAAAGTTATATGTTCTCGCTGAGCCGATTATTCGGATTTGATGAATTTATGTTATTGTGTCACATATTGCTTTTGAGGTGTTGCTAAAACTCGATCGACTCCGCCGGCTGATGTCATGCTTGTAATTGGGTAGCACGTATAGCCCATCCCTTTTGTCCGTTtctgcttttattttatttttgtaggTTTTCCTTTTCGTGTGTGTCATTGTCTCGGTTCTTACTCTGtgttttttttaacacggtacagacgcaagtgcttatatacacgcgcatacactcatccctatgaacgcacacacgcataccctacccctatgagcgcctccgaaagactgagccggcatatcattttgaaATTTACGAACACTACTAGAGATATGAGTTTTAGCCACCAAGGTGACCGGTTGCTAAAAGTTCAAAATTGGTCGCTACTAGTCTACTGCTACCAACACCACTTGGTCGCTTCGTGGTGGCTATAGTCTAGTCGCTATAGATATTGAGCGACCAACATTGCAAACCCTGGTCGCTACATGTCATATCAATAGCTACCAACCAAATCTGGTGACTAATGGCATCAAGCGACTAAGGGAGACTTGGTGACTAATGACATATAGAGACCAAGTACGACTTGGTTGCTAAAAATTTACAGCCACCATGTACATGGTTAGTGGCTAGAGATATCAAGTGACCAGCCAAGGCTTGGTGACTAAAAGAATTTAGAGACCAGCTACATGTTGGTGACTAGACATCTTTTGTAACCCTTAAAATTGTAAACCTTGGTAACTAAAGGCATAAGAAAGCAACTATATCATAGCTACAATATATTACCACACGCTGACATTTATAGTTGCTAGAAATCTTAGAATTTTAGACATTCTACAGGAAGAAGATCAGAATCAGCATTTGTAAACTTATAATCCAAACATTACATTTGGATCATTTGCAAGCCAAATTTTGTTTCACAACTAGGAAAGACTATTCTAGTATTTGTAAAGTACCACTTTAGTACTGCTCCAAACATATAATCCAATCACCAACTAGGAagtattctactccctccgtcccataatataagaacgtttttgacactacactagtataaaaaacgttcttatattatgggacagagggagtagtattttgcaTCTAGTATTCGCAAGCCGAATTTACAAAGCAGGAACTACTCTTTTGGCATTTGGGTAAACTGAACTTTTGGCATCTGCAAAGAATCAAGTTTAGCACTGCTCCGATCACTCCCCACATGTCCTCTACACCTGGAAAATTCGAAATAAGTTAAAATGACGTCGATGATGTTCATTTATTGATGAATTCAAAAAAATGTGCATAGTTACTGACTTTGGTCAAAAGGGTTGCTAGGTATATTCATCACATATACTCTAGGTTGCGAATAAACCAATTGACCCAGGAACATGTTACTAACTTTAAATCTGTTCACCCAGAAACATGTATTTCCTTCAATGAAAATCTAGTGTTGTTGCTCTTGTGCGTACAAGGATAAGTACTAGGATTGCTGTAGTAGGGTGAGTGATAGCAGCAACCTATTGATTGGCAAAAGGTACTACTATTTGCATTGTGCTTCTAAAAATGCATGCATCATCAATATGGTTATATATCTCAcagcaaaattgtgtgtgtgtgtgtgtgtgtgtgtgaatcgTTAACTGAAGCCAGTAATGCAGGTATTCAGATATTCGAAAGGTACTATGCAAGTTGACACACTAGAACAATTAAGCTGCTCGAAATAGGAACCGCACACCAGATCCATATCCAATTAATAAAACTAAGACTAAACTGAAATTGCAAAGCATGTAATTCTTTTCTTAATTCATTGGTAGTCGCGGTCTTCTCCAGAGTCAGTAAACCCACTTTTTTGGTAATTTCATTGGCAAACATAGATAGAACCAAGCACAATTTAGAAGATGCTCATAAACTTTACTTCAAAACTACATAATAGCAATGCAAACAGTGTACCTCTCCAAAATTGCTTCACCCCCTCGACCCTCCATCTGAGACCAGAGAACCTGTAATTTTTAAATTCAAGTTCAACCTCTTGAATAAATATGCCAAATCACACGATGAGAGGCAAACTGACTTTTTGAGAGTTATACTGATCATACCATCAGAAGAATAGATCTGTAGCCTGACCTGAAAACAGATCTATCAGTTGGGAAACCGAGCCGTCTCGCACTAGTGCCGTCCATGACCCCGACCTCTGATGTAACCATATGCCTTACCAAGCACCTGCTCGCAATCTGTTGCTCGGTTAAAGGTACTTCGCCCTCCTTTATATGTTCATAACATTTCTTCCTGCATTAATAATACAAGAAATGAAAGGCATTTACATTCTTAAATGCAGCAACATAATAATGTATTTAAAAGTACCCAAATTTATTGTTAGTATAATGCAACACTAACAACTTTGAATTATTTGAACAACCGCAGCCATTAAAGTCCAGTTCTGCCATCCCTACTACTTAAAAGTACAAGAACCATATAGTCAAGCAAAAATTATTTGATTCCCAATGATGACAATGCTTGATGAGGATCTTACAGAAATTGACTTTCTCAGTCTTAAATTACTACAGTCCTAATAATAGTGCACCATCTACTACAAGTCATGAGAAAATAGGGCACTTCAAAGTTTGTACCTATGTCATGCACATGGTGAAACAGATTCAAGCACGGTTAAAGCCTTTTGCTGCATAGCTGCCAA
The sequence above is drawn from the Triticum aestivum cultivar Chinese Spring chromosome 7A, IWGSC CS RefSeq v2.1, whole genome shotgun sequence genome and encodes:
- the LOC123150674 gene encoding uncharacterized protein isoform X3 — encoded protein: MPGINMKKCYEHIKEGEVPLTEQQIASRCLVRHMVTSEVGVMDGTSARRLGFPTDRSVFRFSGLRWRVEGVKQFWRGVEDMWGVIGAVLNLILCRCQKFSLPKCQKSSSCFVNSACEY
- the LOC123150674 gene encoding uncharacterized protein isoform X1; translation: MSFDFKSCIIRIVSISDCTRSVTLVIRRDGHQKMPGINMKKCYEHIKEGEVPLTEQQIASRCLVRHMVTSEVGVMDGTSARRLGFPTDRSVFRFSGLRWRVEGVKQFWRGVEDMWGVIGAVLNLILCRCQKFSLPKCQKSSSCFVNSACEY
- the LOC123150674 gene encoding uncharacterized protein isoform X4, whose product is MPGINMKKCYEHIKEGEVPLTEQQIASRCLVRHMVTSEVGVMDGTSARRLGFPTDRSVFRSGYRSILLMVLWSQMEGRGGEAILERCRGHVGSDRSSAKLDSLQMPKVQFTQMPKE
- the LOC123150674 gene encoding uncharacterized protein isoform X2 — translated: MSFDFKSCIIRIVSISDCTRSVTLVIRRDGHQKMPGINMKKCYEHIKEGEVPLTEQQIASRCLVRHMVTSEVGVMDGTSARRLGFPTDRSVFRSGYRSILLMVLWSQMEGRGGEAILERCRGHVGSDRSSAKLDSLQMPKVQFTQMPKE